In Janthinobacterium sp. 67, a genomic segment contains:
- a CDS encoding methyl-accepting chemotaxis protein, whose protein sequence is MTIAKRLYALILSVVLGLAALAGFGIYQMDRVYTAASYATVNTVPSLLTLNQAFVPFAQMRTAVWQHMASKDAARRAALETGIGEARAAVGKALDQYEKEDITDEQDRALLAADRAVLARYDTVRDKVLALSKAGQLDAARDLLMESQPVIRELVDALAAHHRYNENLSVKGAADGAAAAASARWIAIGLALAVTVLVAGMGLLLARRIAASLADAIGVARTIADGDLSVQVRATSNDEVGQLMQAMADMNASLVRIVAEVRSGTDSIGTASGQIAAGNLDLSARTEQQAGSLEETASAMEELTATVRQNADNARQAKQMAVSASDKAQRGGQVMGDVIRTMEAIDNSSGKIADIIGVIDGIAFQTNILALNAAVEAARAGEQGRGFAVVATEVRSLAHRSAAAAKEIKVLITDSVEQVGQGGKLVRQAGAAMTEVVDTVRGVTDIVSEISAASAEQSTGIEEINRAITQMDEVTQQNAALVEEAAAASQSLQEQAARLAGVVGAFTLAAGQAGAAPRAPAAPRPAQPPRHKATLKLVATRPAGQARNAAPAADDSGDWEVF, encoded by the coding sequence ATGACCATCGCAAAACGGCTGTACGCCTTGATACTCTCCGTCGTCCTGGGGCTGGCCGCCCTGGCAGGCTTTGGCATCTACCAGATGGACCGCGTGTACACGGCGGCCAGCTACGCCACTGTCAACACGGTACCCAGCCTGCTCACCTTGAACCAGGCTTTCGTGCCGTTCGCGCAGATGCGCACGGCCGTCTGGCAGCACATGGCCAGCAAGGATGCGGCCAGGCGCGCTGCGCTGGAAACGGGCATCGGCGAAGCGCGCGCGGCGGTGGGCAAGGCCCTCGACCAGTATGAAAAAGAAGATATCACCGATGAACAGGACCGCGCGCTGCTGGCCGCCGACCGTGCCGTGCTGGCACGCTACGACACGGTGCGCGACAAGGTGCTGGCCCTGTCGAAGGCGGGCCAGCTGGACGCGGCGCGCGACTTGCTGATGGAGAGCCAGCCCGTCATCAGGGAACTGGTCGACGCACTGGCCGCCCACCACCGCTACAACGAAAACCTGTCCGTCAAAGGCGCGGCCGATGGCGCCGCCGCAGCGGCCAGCGCACGCTGGATTGCCATCGGCCTGGCCCTGGCCGTGACGGTGCTCGTGGCCGGCATGGGCCTGCTGCTGGCGCGGCGCATCGCCGCCTCGCTGGCCGACGCCATCGGTGTGGCCCGCACCATCGCGGACGGCGACCTCAGCGTGCAGGTCCGCGCCACATCGAACGACGAGGTGGGCCAACTGATGCAGGCCATGGCGGACATGAACGCCAGCCTGGTGCGCATCGTGGCCGAAGTGCGTTCCGGCACGGACAGCATCGGCACGGCCTCGGGCCAGATCGCGGCCGGCAACCTGGACCTGTCGGCGCGCACGGAACAGCAGGCGGGCTCGCTGGAAGAAACCGCATCGGCCATGGAAGAACTGACGGCCACCGTGCGGCAGAACGCGGACAATGCCCGCCAGGCCAAGCAAATGGCCGTCAGCGCCTCGGACAAGGCGCAGCGGGGCGGCCAGGTGATGGGCGACGTGATACGCACGATGGAAGCGATCGACAACTCGTCCGGCAAGATCGCCGACATCATCGGCGTCATCGACGGCATCGCCTTCCAGACCAATATCCTGGCCCTGAATGCGGCCGTGGAAGCGGCCCGCGCCGGCGAACAGGGGCGCGGCTTTGCCGTCGTCGCCACCGAAGTGCGCAGCCTGGCGCACCGTTCGGCGGCCGCCGCGAAGGAAATCAAGGTACTCATCACCGACTCCGTGGAACAGGTGGGACAAGGCGGCAAGCTGGTCCGGCAGGCCGGCGCGGCCATGACGGAAGTGGTCGACACGGTACGCGGCGTTACCGATATCGTCAGCGAAATTTCGGCCGCCAGCGCGGAGCAAAGCACGGGCATCGAGGAAATCAACCGCGCCATCACGCAGATGGATGAAGTCACGCAGCAGAATGCGGCCCTGGTCGAGGAAGCGGCGGCGGCATCGCAATCGCTGCAGGAGCAGGCGGCCAGGCTGGCCGGCGTGGTGGGCGCCTTCACGCTGGCGGCCGGACAGGCCGGCGCGGCACCGCGCGCGCCTGCCGCCCCGCGTCCCGCGCAGCCGCCTCGGCACAAGGCGACGCTCAAGCTGGTCGCCACCCGTCCCGCAGGCCAGGCCAGGAATGCGGCGCCGGCCGCCGACGATTCGGGCGACTGGGAAGTATTTTAG
- a CDS encoding membrane-bound PQQ-dependent dehydrogenase, glucose/quinate/shikimate family — protein MTASARPGPLLVITALIFFLLGLALAGGGAWLVSLGGSWYYVVAGIGMLIAGALVWKGRRSAQLFLALLLFATLIWSVIEVKFDWWQLLPRLDIWFAAAVWLLLPFVDRRLDPPLAAGAKPRDAGKSALTAAVVLTAAVGVFSLFQDYYTVHGEVPAENMAATPQGDVAPGVAPNDWAAYGRSGYGDRYAPAAQITPANASQLQQAWVYNTGDFKGPNDPGEIANEVTPLKVNGKLYLCTPHNIVIALDPDTGKELWRHDPKINRDASSYQHMICRGVAYWDVNAGRAKDDPAPQAAGMECPRRIFAPTMDATLIAVNADTGEACKSFGENGVIGLYHGMGMKKRGFLMPTSPPAVAQNVVVMAASVTDNFSTEEPSGVIRGYDPVTGKLMWNWDASNPDDTAPIADGKTYTNNSPNSWGVSSVDEKLGMVYIPMGNETPDTWGGNRNPHGEKYNSAIVALDLATGKVRWVYQTVHHDIWDMDIGGQPTLVDIDTPKGKVPSVVATTKRGDIYVIDRRDGSLVVPAPEKPVPTANAAAGDRLSPTQPFSALTFLPEKNISETDMWGTTPFDQLACRIIFRQHRYEGPFTPQTVAEGKIKGAIISPGPLGIFEWGGAAVDPVRQLLLVNPDYMGFLERLVPRAQANAKGGTGTEMGLQPQTGVPFAVEIKPFLSPLGFPCQAPPWGYIAAVDLRTMKKVWMHKNGTTRDSAPVPIALPLGVPSLGGMSTTGGGVAFLSSTLDYYIRGYDVRNGKTVWKARLPAGGQATPMSYVSDKTGKQYVVVMAGGHGSLGTKMGDSLVAFALPDAAVEKKK, from the coding sequence ATGACTGCCTCTGCCCGGCCTGGACCCTTGCTTGTCATCACCGCACTCATCTTCTTCTTGCTGGGCCTGGCGCTCGCGGGCGGCGGCGCCTGGCTCGTCAGCCTGGGCGGTTCCTGGTATTACGTCGTGGCCGGCATCGGCATGCTGATCGCGGGCGCGCTCGTGTGGAAGGGGCGGCGCAGCGCCCAGCTGTTTCTCGCGCTGCTGCTGTTCGCCACCCTGATCTGGTCCGTGATCGAAGTGAAATTCGACTGGTGGCAATTGCTGCCGCGCCTCGATATCTGGTTCGCCGCCGCCGTCTGGCTGCTGCTGCCCTTCGTCGACCGCCGGCTTGATCCGCCATTGGCGGCCGGGGCGAAACCGCGCGATGCGGGCAAGAGCGCGCTGACGGCCGCCGTGGTGCTCACGGCCGCCGTGGGCGTGTTCTCGCTGTTCCAGGACTATTACACTGTGCATGGCGAAGTGCCGGCCGAAAACATGGCGGCCACGCCGCAAGGCGATGTCGCGCCCGGCGTGGCGCCCAACGACTGGGCCGCCTATGGCCGCTCCGGTTATGGCGACCGCTATGCGCCGGCCGCGCAGATCACGCCGGCCAACGCGTCGCAGCTGCAACAGGCGTGGGTCTACAACACGGGCGACTTCAAGGGGCCGAACGACCCGGGCGAGATCGCCAACGAAGTCACGCCCCTGAAAGTGAACGGCAAGCTGTACCTGTGCACGCCGCACAACATCGTCATCGCGCTCGATCCGGACACGGGCAAGGAGCTGTGGCGCCACGATCCGAAGATCAACCGCGACGCATCGAGCTACCAGCACATGATCTGCCGCGGCGTGGCCTACTGGGACGTCAATGCGGGCCGGGCCAAGGATGACCCTGCGCCGCAGGCGGCCGGCATGGAGTGCCCGCGCCGCATCTTCGCGCCCACGATGGATGCCACCCTGATCGCCGTGAATGCCGATACGGGCGAGGCGTGCAAAAGCTTTGGCGAAAACGGCGTGATCGGCCTGTACCACGGCATGGGCATGAAGAAGCGGGGCTTCCTGATGCCGACGTCGCCGCCGGCCGTGGCGCAAAACGTGGTGGTGATGGCCGCCAGCGTCACCGACAATTTTTCCACGGAAGAGCCGTCAGGCGTGATCCGCGGCTACGATCCCGTTACGGGCAAGCTGATGTGGAACTGGGATGCGTCGAATCCCGACGACACGGCGCCGATCGCCGATGGAAAAACGTACACGAACAATTCGCCCAATTCCTGGGGCGTGTCCAGCGTCGACGAAAAGCTGGGCATGGTCTACATCCCGATGGGCAATGAAACGCCGGACACCTGGGGCGGCAACCGCAATCCCCATGGCGAGAAATACAATAGCGCCATCGTCGCGCTGGACCTGGCGACCGGCAAGGTACGCTGGGTCTACCAGACCGTGCATCACGATATCTGGGACATGGATATCGGCGGCCAGCCCACCCTGGTCGACATCGATACGCCCAAAGGCAAGGTGCCATCGGTTGTTGCCACCACCAAGCGGGGCGACATCTACGTGATCGACCGGCGCGACGGCAGCCTGGTCGTGCCGGCGCCGGAAAAACCCGTGCCGACCGCCAACGCCGCCGCTGGCGACCGCCTGTCGCCCACGCAGCCATTCTCGGCCCTCACTTTCCTGCCCGAGAAAAACATCAGCGAAACGGATATGTGGGGCACGACGCCGTTCGACCAGCTGGCCTGCCGCATCATTTTCCGCCAGCACCGCTACGAAGGGCCATTCACGCCGCAAACGGTGGCCGAAGGCAAGATCAAGGGCGCCATCATCTCGCCGGGCCCGCTCGGCATCTTCGAGTGGGGCGGGGCGGCCGTCGATCCCGTGCGCCAGTTACTGCTGGTCAATCCCGACTACATGGGTTTCCTGGAACGCCTGGTGCCGCGCGCGCAAGCGAACGCGAAGGGCGGCACGGGCACGGAAATGGGCTTGCAGCCGCAGACGGGCGTGCCGTTTGCCGTGGAAATCAAGCCTTTTCTTTCGCCGCTGGGCTTCCCATGCCAGGCGCCGCCGTGGGGCTATATCGCCGCCGTCGACCTGCGCACGATGAAAAAAGTATGGATGCACAAGAACGGCACCACGCGCGACAGCGCGCCCGTGCCCATCGCCTTGCCGCTGGGCGTGCCCAGCCTGGGCGGCATGTCCACCACGGGCGGCGGCGTGGCCTTCCTCAGCAGCACGCTCGACTACTACATCCGCGGCTACGACGTGCGCAACGGCAAGACCGTCTGGAAAGCCCGCCTGCCGGCCGGCGGCCAGGCCACGCCGATGAGCTATGTGTCCGATAAAACGGGCAAGCAATATGTCGTCGTCATGGCCGGCGGCCACGGTTCGCTGGGCACGAAGATGGGCGATAGCCTGGTGGCGTTTGCCTTGCCGGATGCGGCGGTGGAGAAGAAAAAGTAG
- a CDS encoding DUF748 domain-containing protein: protein MNTIDKKSVQTKTFRWKRWQRWALGTGCALAAYSAAGFWLVPYVIKNQLPKFAEKELARQASIADVRFNPFTLRLEADKIAFTEAASANNAPLLSIGALAVQLEWKSIVRRAWSLAEIRITAPQAQLTITPDGKFNLAEVLATWQRKHPEKSEGGMPRLVIAHFALEQGKVDWQDQKAGYADNFTPINFTLDNISTLPDANGSYSLSADAARGGKLHWRGTASLSPIRGEGELILNDASLPGLAAYLKAYTRAQVTSGKLSARLPYAFSYADGKLEATVKGAGLALRDLALAQDGRGAPFTSLDTLGIAGVNVDLAGQKVTLDKVNLYGGKVAVRRDSRGEIDVANLMLPGNPAPAATTPAAPAKPGKWKVDLKQLALANVDVSAIDETVSPALQLSARQLQLNLQLALQQGPSGMATVIDGATFALADLTMQRGAQTPFKLAQLGFTEGKIDLAAHTVHVGAVTAGGAQIDLARNRQGEFAIAQKLPVFTSGKADTAKDTPSTPWSAKVDKVDLSKFGARFDDAGTGIKVNVQDARLSLHNVSNDMKQALPFELGVGLREGGLLTANGKFVPGTGAVDAQLNVKQLALAPVQPLLAQHVKLKLAGGAVSGSGRLTTGGGAPKAPKVRYEGGVDIAGLVLNETDGKRFASWKSVRADKLTASVGPDFVDIPELRVVEPNAQLIIENDRSLNAQRLLVKAPEPATATAPAAAATPAADAAFPVRVRRVRLQNAKLDFADLSLRPQFAAKIYELNGVVTGLSTKRDARSQIELDGRIDEFGLARVRGQLNPFAPTDNTDLNVVFKNVDMVSASPYTMKFAGYKVAEGKISLDLQYKVRNRQLDGTNQIVLDKLTLGERIDSPDALKLPLELALAILKDSDGRIDLGLPVSGDMNDPQFSYGALIWKAVGNVLTKIVTAPFRALGNLLGISADKLESIDFDAGSAVLLPPEREKIKQVAQILAKREQLKLAVPGQYSDTDAAALRAQAVRRAVAAKAGIKLEAGEEPGPLNLGERKIRGALRDLYGERFGKAELDKQKKAAESAAPAPAAASASASAPAPAKIPVFQRLGKLIEGEPQVADTGAFYKGLREQLEAKQPLPADALSKLGTQRSAAILAALQQDGTPVARVSAGAPEKTEAAPGKLVGLKLGLAAQ, encoded by the coding sequence GTGAACACAATCGACAAAAAAAGCGTGCAGACGAAAACATTTCGCTGGAAACGCTGGCAGCGCTGGGCCCTGGGCACTGGCTGCGCCCTGGCCGCCTACAGCGCGGCCGGCTTCTGGCTGGTGCCCTACGTCATCAAAAACCAGTTGCCCAAATTTGCAGAAAAAGAACTCGCGCGCCAGGCCAGCATCGCCGACGTGCGCTTCAACCCGTTTACCCTGCGCCTGGAAGCGGACAAGATCGCTTTCACGGAAGCGGCCAGCGCAAACAATGCGCCGCTGCTGTCCATCGGCGCCCTGGCCGTGCAGCTGGAATGGAAATCCATCGTGCGCCGCGCGTGGAGCCTGGCGGAAATCCGCATCACGGCGCCGCAGGCGCAGCTGACGATCACGCCGGACGGCAAGTTCAACCTGGCCGAAGTGCTGGCCACCTGGCAACGCAAGCACCCGGAAAAGAGCGAAGGCGGCATGCCGCGCCTCGTCATCGCCCACTTTGCGCTCGAGCAAGGCAAAGTCGACTGGCAAGACCAGAAGGCCGGCTATGCGGACAACTTCACGCCGATCAACTTTACGCTCGATAATATTTCCACCCTGCCCGACGCCAACGGCAGCTACAGCCTCAGCGCCGATGCGGCGCGTGGCGGCAAGCTGCACTGGCGCGGCACGGCATCGCTGAGTCCCATCCGTGGCGAAGGTGAACTGATACTGAACGACGCTTCCCTGCCCGGCCTGGCCGCGTACCTGAAAGCTTATACACGCGCGCAAGTGACCAGCGGCAAGCTGTCGGCGCGCCTGCCCTACGCCTTTTCCTATGCGGACGGCAAGCTGGAAGCGACCGTCAAAGGCGCGGGCCTGGCCTTGCGCGACCTGGCGCTGGCGCAAGATGGCAGGGGTGCGCCGTTTACCTCGCTCGATACCCTGGGCATCGCCGGCGTGAACGTGGACCTGGCAGGCCAGAAGGTCACGCTCGACAAGGTCAACCTGTATGGCGGCAAGGTGGCCGTGCGCCGCGACAGCCGGGGAGAGATCGACGTGGCGAACCTGATGCTGCCGGGTAATCCCGCACCGGCAGCAACGACGCCCGCCGCACCAGCCAAACCTGGCAAATGGAAGGTGGACTTGAAACAGCTGGCGCTGGCCAACGTGGACGTGTCCGCCATCGATGAAACCGTCTCGCCAGCTTTGCAACTGAGCGCCAGACAGCTGCAGCTGAACTTGCAGCTGGCCTTGCAGCAAGGGCCATCGGGCATGGCCACCGTCATCGACGGCGCCACTTTCGCGCTGGCCGACCTCACCATGCAACGGGGCGCGCAAACGCCGTTCAAGCTGGCCCAACTGGGCTTTACAGAAGGCAAGATCGACCTGGCCGCACACACGGTGCACGTGGGCGCCGTGACGGCCGGCGGCGCGCAGATCGACCTGGCGCGCAACCGGCAGGGAGAATTTGCCATTGCGCAAAAGCTGCCCGTGTTTACTTCCGGCAAAGCCGACACTGCCAAGGACACCCCGTCCACACCGTGGTCCGCCAAGGTGGACAAGGTGGACCTGAGCAAGTTCGGCGCCCGTTTCGATGACGCGGGCACGGGCATCAAGGTCAATGTGCAGGATGCCCGCCTGTCCTTGCACAACGTCAGCAACGATATGAAACAGGCGCTACCGTTCGAGCTGGGCGTGGGCCTGCGCGAAGGCGGCTTGCTTACGGCCAACGGCAAGTTCGTGCCGGGCACGGGCGCCGTCGATGCGCAGCTGAATGTGAAACAGCTGGCCCTGGCCCCCGTGCAGCCCTTGCTGGCGCAGCACGTAAAACTGAAGCTGGCGGGCGGTGCGGTGTCCGGCAGCGGCCGCCTGACGACGGGTGGCGGCGCGCCGAAAGCGCCGAAGGTCCGCTATGAGGGCGGCGTCGATATCGCCGGCCTCGTGCTCAATGAAACGGATGGCAAGCGCTTTGCCTCGTGGAAAAGCGTGCGCGCCGACAAGCTGACGGCCAGCGTGGGGCCCGACTTCGTCGACATCCCCGAACTGCGCGTGGTGGAACCGAACGCCCAGCTGATCATCGAAAACGACCGCAGCCTGAACGCGCAGCGCCTGCTGGTCAAGGCGCCCGAGCCTGCCACGGCCACAGCACCTGCCGCCGCCGCAACACCGGCAGCCGACGCCGCCTTCCCCGTGCGCGTGCGCCGCGTGCGCCTGCAAAACGCCAAGCTGGACTTTGCCGACCTCAGCCTGCGCCCCCAGTTCGCCGCCAAGATCTATGAACTCAATGGCGTCGTCACGGGCCTGTCGACCAAGCGCGATGCGCGCAGCCAGATCGAACTGGACGGCCGCATCGACGAATTCGGCCTGGCCCGCGTGCGTGGCCAGCTCAATCCCTTCGCCCCGACCGACAACACGGACTTGAACGTGGTCTTCAAGAATGTCGACATGGTGTCCGCCTCGCCGTACACGATGAAGTTCGCCGGCTACAAGGTGGCCGAAGGCAAGATTTCGCTGGACTTGCAATACAAGGTGCGCAACCGCCAGCTCGACGGCACCAACCAGATCGTGCTCGACAAGCTGACCCTGGGCGAGCGCATCGACAGCCCGGACGCCCTGAAGCTGCCGCTGGAACTGGCGCTGGCCATCCTGAAGGACTCGGACGGACGCATCGACCTGGGCTTGCCCGTGTCGGGGGACATGAACGACCCGCAATTCAGCTATGGCGCGCTGATCTGGAAAGCCGTGGGCAATGTGCTGACGAAAATCGTCACGGCGCCGTTCCGCGCGCTGGGCAACTTGCTGGGCATCAGCGCCGACAAGCTCGAATCCATCGATTTCGACGCGGGCAGCGCCGTACTGCTGCCGCCCGAGCGGGAAAAAATCAAGCAGGTGGCGCAAATCCTCGCCAAGCGCGAACAGCTGAAGCTGGCCGTGCCAGGCCAGTACAGCGACACGGACGCGGCTGCCCTGCGCGCCCAGGCCGTGCGCCGCGCCGTCGCCGCCAAGGCCGGCATCAAGCTGGAAGCGGGCGAAGAGCCGGGGCCGCTGAACCTGGGTGAACGCAAGATACGGGGCGCCCTGCGCGACCTGTACGGCGAGCGCTTCGGCAAGGCAGAGCTGGACAAGCAGAAAAAGGCGGCGGAATCGGCCGCGCCTGCCCCAGCGGCGGCATCCGCCAGCGCCTCCGCGCCGGCCCCGGCAAAAATCCCCGTATTCCAGCGCCTGGGCAAGCTGATCGAAGGCGAGCCGCAAGTGGCCGACACGGGCGCCTTCTACAAGGGCTTGCGCGAGCAGCTGGAAGCCAAGCAGCCCTTGCCAGCCGACGCCTTGAGCAAGCTGGGCACCCAGCGCAGCGCGGCCATCCTGGCGGCGTTGCAGCAGGACGGCACGCCGGTAGCCAGGGTCAGCGCCGGCGCGCCGGAAAAAACGGAGGCCGCACCGGGCAAGCTGGTGGGCTTGAAGCTGGGATTGGCGGCGCAATAA